ACAGCGCGTAGACCGCGAGCGACATCACCTCCAGCGAGATGAAGACGACGATCAGGTCCGTCGCCTGGGCGAGCAAGCACATTCCCGCCGCGGAGAAGAGGGAGAGCGCATAGAACTCTCCTCGCGTCGCGTGGAGCGACTCGAGATACGAAAAGGCGACGATGCAGGAGAGCAGGAGCGCCCCGCAGACCACCGCCGCGACCACGCGCCCGAATCCGTCGCTGACCGCGGCGCCGGAGAACAGCGGCACCGCGGGATCGCCCATCTGGGCGACCGCTGCCCACAGGCCCCCTGCGGCGAATGCGGCCGCCACCCATGCCTGGTAACGCCTGTCGGGCGGAGACTCGGCCGCCTGCGGCTTCGCGTCGGATCCCGGCGGGAGCGAGCGTTGCGCGGCTTCGGCGAGCCCGGGGGACGGCCCCAGCACCGCCGGCTTCACGGTCCGCAGGAAGACCTCGCTGGTCAAGAGCAGCAGCGCACCGATGCTCAGGATCAACGCCGGCAGCACACCGTAGAGGTCGTTCGGGTCGAAGTTCATCGCCCGAGCTCCGCCTTGCGCACTGGCCGCTCGGCGCGGGTCACACGCTGCACGAAAGCGTCGACCGGCTCCTTGATGGCGGTGAGCAGCGGCTGCGGCGCGAATCCGATGGCGACGATGGCGATGAGCAGCGGCGCGAGCGTGAACCACTCCCGCACCGTCAGGTCGGCGAGGCCGTGTGCCGCGGCCTTCCTCGGGGGCCCGAAAAACACGCGCTGGTACATCCACAGCATGTACACGGCGCCGAGAATGACGCCGGTAGCGCCGACGACCGCGAGCGGCACCGCCCCGCGGAGGACCTTCGACGTGAACGTGCCGATCAGGACGAGGAACTCGCCGACGAAGCCGTTGGTGCCCGGGAGGCCGATGGACGACAGCGTCACGATCAGGAAGGTGGCTGCGATCGCCGGAGTCACGCCGGCGAGGCCCCCGTACGCCGCCAGATCGCGGGTGTGCGTACGCTCGTAGAGGATGCCGATCATCAGGAACAGCGCGCCGGTGGAAATTCCGTGGTTCACCATCTGCAGCACGGCGCCGCTGACCGCCTCCGGCGTCAGCGCGGACAGACCGAGCATCACGAACCCGAGGTGGGCGACCGATGAGTACGCGATCAGGCGTTTCAGATCCGTCTGCGCCATGCACATGAACGAGCCGTAGACGATCCCGATCACGCCCAGGACGGCCACCGCGGGCGCCCAGGCCAGCGCCGCCTGCGGGAACAGAGGCATCGCGTACCGGATGAACCCGAAGGTCCCCATCTTCAGCATGACGCCGGCGAGGATGATGGAGCCGGCGGCGGGCGCTTCGGTGTGAGCGTCCGGCAGCCAGGTGTGCAGCGGCCAGATCGGCACCTTGATGGCGAAGGCCAGCGCGAAGGCGAGGAACAGCCACCGCTGCGTGGAAGCGTCCACCATCCCGGCATTGAGCAGGTCGACGTAGTCGAAGCTCTTCCGCCCCGAGTTGCTCCAGAGCCAGAAGATGGCGAGCAGCATCAGCACCGAGCCGATGAAGGTGAAGAGGAAGAACTTCACCGCGGCGTAGATCCGGCGCTCGCTCCCCCACATCCCGATCAAGAGGTACATCGGGATCAGCATCGCTTCCCAGAAGACGTAGAAGAGCACCAGGTCCAGCGCCGCCAGCGTGCCCAGCATCGCCGTCTCCAGGAGCAGGAGCGAGATGCAGTACACCTTGACCCGCTCCTGGATGTACTTCCACGAGCTGAGCACGACGATGGGACCGAGGAGGGCGGTGAGGAGGAAGAGGAGCAGCGCCACCCCGTCGAGCCCGACGTGATAGCTGAACCCCAACGCCGGGGCCCACTCGCTCTTCTGTTCGAACGCGTACCGCCCCGGTGCGGCCCGGAATCCCGTCCAGAGCGGGATCGAGAGCAGGAACGTGAACAGGCTGAAGAGGAAGGCGATGCCCTTGTGCTGCCCGCCTTCGCCGCGCGGCAAGAGCGCGACCAGGACGGCGCCGAGCACCGGGAGGAAGGTGACGATCGTCAACAGATGGGCCTGGATGAATTCCATCAGCCCCTCACCAGGAAGACGTAGAGCAGCGCCGCAACGCCGAGCGCAGTGACCGCCGCGTACCGCTGGACGTCGCCGTTCTGGAACCTGCGCGCCATCGCGGAGATCCAGGCGATGAGCGAGGGAATCCCGTTCACGAACAGGCCGTCGATGATCGTCGCGTCGACGAATCGCCAGAGGCCGCGGGCGAGCGCCCAGATCGGACGCACGACGGCCCAACCGTAGAGCTCGTCGACGTAGAGCTTGTTGGCGAGGGCGCGGCGCAAGCCGCGGACGCGCGAGGTGAGCAACTCGTCGCCGGCGAGTCCGCGCTTGAAATAGAGCGCGTAGGCGCCGGCCCAGCCCGCCCACCCGACGATCAGCGCGATGCCGTAGCCGAGATATGGCGCGAACTCCTCGGGCGCGCCGCCGCGCGGCCGCGAGAACACGCCTTCGGTAAAGTGCTCCCACGTCCATCCCTGCAACGCGGTGCCGTGCACCCACGACTGCGGCAGGCCGAGCACGAGGCCGACCACGGACAGGCCGGCCAGGATCCAGAGCGGCAGCGTCATCACCGAGGGACTCTCGTGAGGGTGGACGCTCTCGGGGCCGCGATACTCGCCGGAGAAGGTGAGGAAATAGCAGCGCCACATGTAGAAGCTGGTGAGGAAGGCGGAGAAGGATCCTACGGCGTAGATCAGCGGCCCGAGGAAAGTCAGGTGCGGTCCGGAGTACCCCAGGGTCAAGAAGCCGAACGCGCGCGTGTGCAGCGCCTGGCCGAGGATCTCGTCCTTCGAGAAGAAACCCGAGATGGGGAGGATGCCGGTGATGGCGATGGTGGCGATCAGGAACGTCGTCCGCGTGGATGGCATGTATCTGCGCAGCCCGCCCATGCGCTGGATGTCCTGCTCGCCTTGCAGCCCGTGGATCACCGCCCCGGAGCCGAGGAAGAGGCAGGCCTTGAAGAAGGCGTGCGTGACCAGGTGCATCGTGCCGGCGAAGAATGCGCCGACGCCGACGCCGATGAACATGAACCCGAGCTGGGACACGGTGGAGTAGGCGAGCACCTTCTTGATGTCGTTCTGCGACGTCGCGATCAGCGCGGACCAGATGGCGGTGAGCACACCGACCACCGCGACCACGGCCATGATCCCCGGCGCCGACACGTAGAGGTGGCTGAGCCGCGCGACCATGTACACGCCGGCCGTCACCATCGTGGCGGCGTGGATCAGCGCCGAGACCGGCGTTGGACCAGCCATCGCGTCCGGGAGCCAGATGTAGAGGGGAAGCTGCGCGCTCTTTCCCGTGGCGCCGATGAACAGGCAGAGGGCCGCGATCGACGCGACACCGAGCGGCAGCGCCGCGGAATTCACCTGCGCGAACCCGACGCTGCCGATCTGGTTGAAGAGGATGAAAATCCCGATCAGGAACCCGAAATCCCCGATCCGGTTGACGATGAACGCCTTGCGCCCCGCGTAGGCCTTCTCCTCGTCGGTGAACCAGAACCCGATCAACAGGTAGCTGCAGAGGCCTACGCCCTCCCAGCCGACGAACATCGCGACCAGGTTGTCGCCGAGGATCAGCGTGAGCATCGCGGCGACGAACAGGTTCAAATACGAGAAGTACCGCCAATACCCGGGATCCTCGTCCATGTAGCCTACGGAGTAGACGTGGATGAGGAATCCGACGCCGGTCACCACCAGGGTCAGCGCTCCGGACAGCCGGTCGAACGTGAACGCCATGTCCACGCGCAACGACCCCGCCGAGAACCAGTTGAAGGCGAGCTCGTGGAAGAGCTGAACCTGTTCGCCGAGCCCCATGAACGCGCGCAGGCCGACGAGGAACGAGAGCAGCACCGAGGCCAGCGCCACCGCGTAGACCCAGCCCTTGGGGAGCCACTTGCCGGCCAAGCCACAGACGGCGGCGCCGATCAGGGGCAGCAGCGGGACGAGGTGCAGCCAGGTGACTTCCACTCTTCGGCTCCTAGAGCTTCAGCGTGTCGAACTCGTCGACGTTGACGGAAGTGCGGCTGCGGAAGACGGCGATGATGATGGCCAATCCGACGGCAGCCTCGGCAGCCGCCGTGGCGATGACGAAGAACGCCGCCGCGTGCCCGGAGAGGAAGCTTCCCATCGGCGGGTTCGGCACCAGCGGAAAGCGCGAGAACGCCAGGAACGTGAGGTTGACCGCGTTGAGCATCAGCTCGATGCTCATCAGCACGATGATCGCGTTGCGCCGCAGGACCACACCGGCGGCGCCGAGGGCGAACAGCAGCGCGGCCAGGACGAGGTAGTGCTGGGCCTGGTGGGCGTGGAAGAAGTCCATCAGATCTTCCCTTTGGCCACCACCACCGCTGCGACCACCGCCACGAGCAACAGGAGCGAGGTGATCTCGAACGGCAGCACCGAGGCGAGATAGAGCGTCCGCCCCACCGCCTTCACCCCGCCGAATCCGGCGACGACCATCGCGTTGTCGCGCACGGGACCGCCGGGATAAGCGGGGCCGAGCGCCCGCCAGGCGATCACGCCGGCGCCGGCCACGACCGCGGCCACGCCGATCGCCTTCCACGCCGTCCAGCGCGCCTCGCCCAGCTCCTCCTCCTTCAGGTTGAGGAGCATGATCACGAAGACGAACAGCACCATCACCGCGCCGGCGTAGACGAGGATCTGGAGGATGGCGATCAGGTGCGCGGCGAGCAGGACGTAGATGCCGGAGAGGAAGAAGAAGCAGCCGACCAGCGAGAGCGCGCCGTAGATCGGGTTGCGGCGGAAGATCACCTGCGCCCCGGCGAGCAGCACTCCGATGGCGAACAGGTAGAAGAGGATTGCCTCGGCCACGTCAGCCTCGCACCAGCGCGTCGAAATCGCCGCGGAACTTCTCGATGTAGCTCTTCGCGGGCATGGCGGCCCCGTCGGCCAGCGCGCAGATGGTCTTCATCTCCATCTGACGCGCGATCTGGTGGACGTTGTCGACGTCCTGTTTCTCGCCCCTGCCGGCGACGATCTTGTCGAGGAGCCGCGAGAGCCAGGCGGTGCCTTCGCGACAAGGGGTGCACTGGCCGCAGCTCTCGTGGGAAAAGAAATGCATGAGATTGGCGAGCGCCTGCGCCATGTTCACGGACTGATCGAGGTAGACGACCGCTCCCGACCCCGCCATCGTCTTCTTCGCCTTCAGGGTATCGAAATCGCTGGCCCACTCCGCCTCGGCGGCGGTCATGATCGCCGACGAGGCCCCACCCGGGATGATGGCCTTCAGCGTCGATCCCTCGCGCATGCCACCGCAGTACTCGTCGAGCAGCGCCTTGAAACTGATGCCCATCGGGGCCTCGTACACGCCCGGCTTCTTCACGTGGCCGCTCACCGCGTAGAGCCGGGTCCCACCGTTCTTCGGCGTCAGTCCGATCCGGCTGAACTCGTCTCCGCCCATGGTGAGGATGGGGGGCATGTTCGCCAGGGTTTCGACGTTGTTCACCGCCGTAGGCTGCTTGAATAGACCGCCCCCGGCGTTCGCGGGAAACGGCGGCTTCAGCCTCGGATAGCCCTTGCGGCCCTCGAGCGATTCGAGCAGCGCCGTCTCCTCGCCGCAGATGTACGCGCCGGCGCCGAAGACCGCGTGCACTTCCAGATCAAATCCGGAGCCGAGGATGTTCTTTCCGATGAAGCCGGCCGCGCGCGCCTCCTCGACGGCCTTCTCCAGCCGCGCCATGGCGCTCTCGCGGAACTCGCCGCGGCAGTAGACGTAGCTCGCGTGGCAGTCGATCGCGTAGCACCCGATGATCAGGCCTTCGACGAACAGGTGCGGGCTCCGCAACAGGATCTCGCGGTCCTTGAAGGTTCCCGGCTCGCCCTCGTCGGCGTTCACCACCAGGTACTTGGGAAAGCTCGTCTCCTTGCGGACGAAGTTCCACTTCATTCCGGTCGGGAATCCCGCGCCGCCGCGACCGCGCAGGTTCGACTTCACCACCTCGTCGACGATCTGCTGCGGCTGCATCTTGAGCGCCTTCGGAAGCGCCTGGTACCCGCCGCCGCCGCGGTACGTGTCGAAGGACCAGCTCTGCGGCTTGTCCCAATCCGCGGTGAGGATCTTCGGGCCGGTCATCGCTTCGGCTCCGCGCTGCCCGCCATCGCTTTTCCTGGGCGCTCGCGCAGCTCCTGGATCAGCGCCTGGAGCGAGTCCGGCGTGACGGTCTCCACGAAGGTGAAGTTGTTGACCAGCACGGCCGGCGCTCCGCCGCAGGCGGCGAGGCAGGCCACTTCCTCCAGCGAAAAGTGCCCGTCAGGGGTGGTCTGGCCGGGCCGGATGCCGAGGATCTCCGAGCACTGCCGCAGAACGTTTTCGGATCCCATCGCCCAGCAGGAGATCGAGTTGCAGACGCCGATGTGATGCCGGCCGACAGGCCGCAGCCGGTACATCGTGTAGAACGTCGCCACTTCGCGGACGCGGACGGGCGGGACGTCCATGCGAAACCCGACGTACGCCATCGCCTGTTCGGAGAGCCAGCCGAGCTCGTCCTGCGCGAGATGCAGGGCGGCGAGCAGCGCGGCCTTGCGGCGCCCGGACGGATACTTCGCGATTGCCCGTTCGAGTCCCGCATCGAAGCGCTGCTGCTGCTCGGCCGTGAACGGACTCTCCACCGGGCCCGTCTGCGTTCCGAGGGCAATCATTGCGGCGCGGACGTGTATGGCGTGCGCGGGGGGGTGTCAACTGTACAGTCTCGGAATTAGCCGCTAAGCCGCCTCCGGCGGCCGCGGCTAAGCCGCCTTCGGCGGTCCGACCAAGCCGCACCTTTCGGTGCGGCAGCGGCTAGCGCAAGTCGAGAACGCGCAGCGAAGCGAGCGCCGCCAGCGTCCCGAGCACTTCGTTCTCCGGCTTGCCGGCGACCTTCACCAGATCCGCGACGGTGCGGTTGCCATCGCAGCGCGGCAAAAGGTGCGCTTCCCAGGCCTGCAGCTCCACGTCGCTGAGGTTGAACGAAGGCTCCTGGCTCGGGGTCGGCCGCGCCGACTGCGGCATCAGCCGCTTGAGCCGCTCCGGCTTGTAGAGCTTCTTCACCCCTCGCATGATCAGGTTCGCCGGATGGATGTCGAGCTTGATCGCCTCCTTCCGCGCGCGCGCCTGGAAAGAAAGCGTGAAGATGCCCTCCTCCCAGGCGAAGACCGAATAGAGGATGCTCTTGATCTGCTGGCCGACGTAGTAGAGGCGCTCTTCTTCGTTGAGCGCGCCCATCTCGATGAGGACGTCGCCGGTACGCTTGCTGCCCGACGCTTCTTCCGCGGCCTGCTTGAGGGTCTGCTCGTCGATCTTCCCTGCCCGGACCAGGAACTGGCCGAGCCGGTCGGCGACCAGGTTCGAGAGCGCGAACACCGGGAACCCGCTCTCGAAGAAGATGATCTTCTTCACCTGTCCCTTCATCAGGCCGAGCTCGCCGGTCTCCTTCGCGTTGTAGAACGCCGCGAGCAGATGAGGCAGATTGTCCTTCAGGTCCCCGCGGCGGATTCCATCCTTCTCCGCCAGCGGCTGCAGGATCGGCTCCGGTTCGGACGCCCGCGCGATAGGACCCGTGTTCACCTGCGCGGCGCGCACCCTTGGCTGGCGCCCCGGCTCCCCGCGCATCCGCGCGACCTGTTCGCGGTTCATCGGCCTGAGCTGCAGGGGCGAGGTTCCCTGCATCGACCCGGATTTGAGATCGATGCGGGCGGTCAGCTGCATGGCCTCCGCCGCCTCCGCCACCTGTGGTCCCGACTCCACGTCGAAGGCCATCCGCTCTTGGCCCCGGCCCGAGACGGGAACGGCCTTGCGCACTGCGTCGAGCAGCGCGCTGCGCTCGAATGGCTTCTCGAAGAAGGCCAACGCGCCGTACTTGTGCAGCGCCGTATCCGCCGCCTTGCCACCCTTGTGGACGCCGGACATGAACACGAACGGCACGCGCAGGCGTTTGAGCGCCTCGGCTACCTCGTACCCCATGAGATCAGGCAGCAGGACGTCCAGGACGGCGAGGGCCGGCTTCTGCTTCCGCGCCAGATCCAGCGCGGTCCGGCCGCGCGACGCCGTCTGGACCAGGTACCCGGCTTCCTCGAAGGCGGATGAAAGAAGAGTGAGCAGCTCCGGATTGTCGTCCACCACGAGGATGCGGGGAGCAGACACCCATCGAGCCTACGATGCGTTTCCGGCTGCGGCAAGCATGGCACGTCCCGGGCGGCGGACGGTTGATCCCCTCGGAACGGAATGTTAAGCAGGCTCGCTTTTTCCATCTGCTCGGAGGCGACCATGCGTCGCATGTCCGCGAAATTCCTCCGCCATCGGCTGCAAGAAGGAGCAGCAGGGCGGCGGAAACGTGGGTGCCGCTGATACAGGAGTCATCAAGGTCGGTGAAGTTGGCTCGATGACCGGCACCGAAGCAACGTTCGGCACCTCCAGCGACCGCGGCATCCAGCTCGCGGTCACCGAGGTCAACTCCCAAGGGGGAATCAAGGGCCGGCAGGTGCAGGTGATCGCCCTCGACGACGAAGGAAAACCCGAGGAAGCGGCCACCGCCGCCACGCGCCTGATCTCCAGCGAGCACGTGACCGCGCTGCTCGGCGAGGTCGCCTCGACGCGCTCGTTGTTCATGGCGCCGAAGGCGCAGGCGGCGAAGGTGCCGATGGTCTCTCCCTCCTCGACCAACGAGAAGGTCACCGCCGTCGGCGACTACATCTTCCGCGCCTGCTTCATCGACCCGTTCCAGGGCTACGTGATGGCGAAGTTCGCCACCGAGACGCTGAAGCTGAAGAAGGCCGCCATCCTTCGCGACGTGCGCAACGATTACTCCGTCGGGTTGGCAAAGGTCTTCAACGACAACTTCACGAAGATGGGCGNNNNNNNNNNNNNNNNNNNNNNNNGACTTCAAGGCGCAGCTCACCAACATCAAGGGCGCCGCGCCGAACGCCCTCTACGTTCCCGGCTACTACACCGACGTCGGCCTGATTGCCCGACAGGCGCGCGAGGTGGGCCTCACCGTCCCGCTGCTGGGCGGCGACGGCTGGGACAGCGAGAAGCTCTACGAGATCGGCGGCGCGGCGCTGGAAGGCAGCTTTTTCTCCAATCACTATTCCGTCGACGACCCGAGCCCGCGCATCCAGGAGTTCGTCACCAAGTTCAAGAAGGCCTACGGCGGCCAGGTGCCGGACTCTCTGGCCGCGCAGGCCTACGACGCGGCCGGAATGCTCTTCGACGCGATGAAGCGGGCCAAGGACCTGACCGGCCCTTCCATCCGCGAGGCGCTGGCGCAGACCAAGGACTACAGAGGCGTGACGGGCGACATCACCATGGACGAGAAGCGCAACGCCACCAAGCCCGCGGTGGTGCTCCGGGTCGGCAAGGGCGGCAAGTACGAGTTCTCCGGCCGCATCCAGCCCGAGGGCGTGAAGGAGACCAACCCGGCGGAGGCGCCGCGCGCGACGCCCGACTCGCCGAAGAAGACCGAGGGCAACACGGCGCCCAACGCGGCGCCGGGAACCATTCCGACGCCGACGCAAACGCCTCCGGTCGGCGCCACCACCGGCGCGCAGAGCGCCGCCAACACCGGGCAGCCGCAGGGCGTGCCCGCGGGCGAGCATTCGAAGAAGTAAAGCGTGATCGACTTCCTGCAGCGCCTCGTCGACGGAGTGTCGCTCGGCGCGATCTACGCGTTGATCGCGCTCGGCTACACGATGGTGTACGGCGTGCTGCAGCTGATCAACTTCGCGCACGGCGACGTCTTCATGCTCGGCGCGATGATGGGCTGGTACATGTCGGCGGTGTGGACGGGCGAGTCGCGCAATCCCAGCATCTTCGGGGCGCTCGCGGTGACCCTCTTCGCCATGGTGGCCTGCGGCGCCGTCGGCCTTCTCATCGAGCGGCTCGCTTATCGCCCCCTGCGCGGGTCGCCGCGGCTGAACGCGCTGATCACCGCCATCGGCGTCAGCTTCTTCCTCGAATACGGGGGCCAGTTCCTCTTCGGTCCCAACCCGCGTGCGTTCGGCGTGCTCCCGCACCGGCCCGCCACGGTGGTCGCCGGCATCTCCATCGGCTACGTCGATCTCGTCACCATCGCCACCAGCGTGGTGCTGATGATCGTCCTGCAACGGATCGTGTTCCACTCCCGCATCGGCACCGCCATGCGCGCGGTCTCCTGGAACCCGTCGGTGGCCGCGCTGATGGGCGTGAACATCGACTTGATCATCAGCTTCACCTTCGGGCTGGGGTCGGTACTGGCGGCAGTCGCCGGCGTGCTCTACGCGTCGAAGTACCCGAGCGTCCATCCCTTGATGGGGCTGATGCCGGGCCTCAAGGCTTTCGTCGCCGCGGTGCTGGGCGGCATCGGCAACGTTCCTGGCGCCATGCTGGGAGGTCTGTTGCTCGGCCTCGCCGAGCAGCTCGTCTCCGGGTACACCAGCTCCTCCTGGCGCGACGCGGTCGCTTTCGGAATCCTCATTCTCATCCTGCTGGTGAAGCCCTCCGGCCTCCTCGGCCGCGGAGCCGCGGAGAAGGTCTGATGCCTTTCTTCGGCGGGAGCGCGCTCAGGCGAACGGGAAAGGCGCTGCGCAGCTGGCTGCCGTTCTTCGTCGCCATTCCCTTCCTGGTCCTGATCGAGCAGGAGATCGAGCTCAATCCGGCGCTGCGGCTCGAATACGCGTTCCAGAACATCAACCACATCGGGATCGCCGTCATCCTCGCCGTATCGCTGAATTTGGTGAACGGCCTGACCGGCCAGTTCTCCATCGGGCACGCCGGCTTCATGGCGGTGGGCGGATACGTCAGCGCGGTGCTGCTGATGCGCGGTCCGCAGGAAGATCCCTACCGGATCTTCTTCATCATCTCCGCCCTGGCGGGCGCAACGGCCGCGGCGGTCGCCGGGTGGATCGTCGGAAAACCTTCGCTGCGACTGCGCGGCGACTACCTCGCCATCGTCACCCTCGGGTTCGGCGAGATCATCCGGGTGATCATCGAAAACACTCCCTTCTTCGGCGGCGCCATCGGGCTCTCGCCCATTCCTCATCGCGCCGACTTCGCCTGGATCTGGGCGGTCGCCATCGCCACCATCCTCATCGCCAAGCGGCTCCGCGATTCGACGCACGGGCGCGCCTTTCTCTCGGTGCGCGAGGACGAGGTGGCGGCAGAGGCGATGGGCATCGACACCACCGGCTACAAGGTGCGCGCGTTCGTCATCAGCGCCTTCTTCGCCGGCATCGCTGGAGCGCTCAGTGGGGCGTTCGAAGGGAACCTGGCGCCCCAGAGCTTCACCTTCGTCCGCAGCTTCGAAGTGGTGGCCATGGTCGTGCTCGGCGGCATGGGGTCGATCACCGGCTCCACCATCGCGGCGGCCGTGCTCACCCTGCTGCCCGAGTACCTTCGCGCCGTGGCGAATCTGCGGATGGTCATCTACTCGATCGCGCTGATCGCCCTGATGCTGCTGCGGCCGCGCGGCCTGCTCGGAACGCGCGAGATCTGGGACTGGTGGCGCAAGCGCCGGGCGCCGCGCCCTGGCGGAAGCCGCGAGGCGAGCGAGGCGCTCATCGACGTCCGCAACGCCACGATTCGCTTCGGCGGCCTGACGGCCGTGAGCGACTTTTCGCTGGAGGTGAAGCCGCGCGAGCTGGTGGCCCTGATCGGGCCGAACGGGGCCGGCAAGACGACGGTGTTCAACCTGCTCACCGGCGTCTACCCGCCGAGCGCGGGCAGCATCAAGGTGATCGGCCGCGACACCCGCGGCCTCGCCCCGCACGACATCGCGCACCTCGGCTGCGCCCGCACCTTCCAGAACATCCGGCTGTTCCGGGAGCTGACCGCCTTCGACAACGTCCGCATCGCCTGCCACCACCTGACCCGCGAGACGATGGCCGCCGCCGTCCGGCAGGGGGCGCTCTCGGAACAGGAGGAGAAGTGGATCGCGGAGCGCGCCGCGGAGCTGCTCGAGATCATGGGGCTGTCCCACCGCCGCGACGAGGTGGCGAAGAACCTTCCCTACGGCGAGCAGCGGAGGCTGGAGATCGCCCGCGCCCTCGCCACCGGGCCGCAGGTATTGCTCCTCGACGAACCCGCCGCGGGGACGAACACGCGGGAGAAGGCGGATTTGATGGCGCTGATCCGTTCGATCCGCGACCGCTTCGGAGTCGCCATCGTGCTCATCGAGCACGACATGAAGCTGGTGATGGGCGTCTCCGAGCGGATCCTGGTACTCGACCATGGCGTGACCATTGCCCAGGGCCTGCCGCGCGAGATCCAGAGCAACCCGAAGGTGATCGAGGCCTATCTCGGCGAGAAGTACGCGAAGGAGCACGCGGCGCAGATCGCGGCGGCCGGAGGCGGTAGTTAGATGGGCGAGACGCTGCTCGAGCTGCACGACCTCGACGTCCATTACGGCGCGATCCACGCGCTGCGCGGCATCTCCTTTCGCGTCGGACAGGGCGAGATCGTCACGCTGATCGGCGCCAACGGGGCCGGCAAGACCACGACGCTGCGGGCGGTGAGCGGAATGCTGCGCCCGAGCGGCGGCCAGATCCGCTACGACGGAACCGCGATCGCCGGCTTCAAGCCGCACCGGCTGGTCGCGCGCGGTCTCTGCCACGCGCCGGAAGGGCGCGGCATCTTTCCCAATCTGACCGTGACCGAGAACCTCAGCCTTGGTGCGTTCCTGCGGCGCGACGCGCAGGGGATCGCGCAGGACAAGGAGAAGGGTTTCGCCCTCTTCCCTATCCTCAGGGAACGCGCCTCGCAGATGGCGGGGACGCTGTCCGGCGGCGAGCAGCAGATGCTCGCCATCGCCCGCGCCCTCATGTCCCGTCCCCGGCTGCTGCTGCTCGACGAGCCGTCGCTGGGCCTCGCGCCCACCGTCGTGGAGACCATCTTCAGCATCATCCAGGAGATCAACAAGCAGGGCGTGACCATCCTCCTGGTCGAGCAGAACGCGCACCTGGCGTTGGGAATCGCAAACCACGGCTACGTCCTGGAGACGGGGACGGTGGTACAGAAGGGCACCGGAGCCGAGCTGCTGCGGTCGCCGGAGATCAGAAAGGCCTATCTGGGAGAATGACCGCCATGTGGCCGGTGACGATGGAGGATGTGCGAAGCGCGAGGGAGAGGATCCGCGACCGGCTCCCCCCGACGCCGCTGCGCCGGTATGCCCCGCTCGATGAAGCCGTCGGATACGGCATCCGCGTCTACGTCAAGCACGAGAACCACCAGCCGACGCA
The window above is part of the Deltaproteobacteria bacterium genome. Proteins encoded here:
- the nuoL gene encoding NADH-quinone oxidoreductase subunit L, producing the protein MEVTWLHLVPLLPLIGAAVCGLAGKWLPKGWVYAVALASVLLSFLVGLRAFMGLGEQVQLFHELAFNWFSAGSLRVDMAFTFDRLSGALTLVVTGVGFLIHVYSVGYMDEDPGYWRYFSYLNLFVAAMLTLILGDNLVAMFVGWEGVGLCSYLLIGFWFTDEEKAYAGRKAFIVNRIGDFGFLIGIFILFNQIGSVGFAQVNSAALPLGVASIAALCLFIGATGKSAQLPLYIWLPDAMAGPTPVSALIHAATMVTAGVYMVARLSHLYVSAPGIMAVVAVVGVLTAIWSALIATSQNDIKKVLAYSTVSQLGFMFIGVGVGAFFAGTMHLVTHAFFKACLFLGSGAVIHGLQGEQDIQRMGGLRRYMPSTRTTFLIATIAITGILPISGFFSKDEILGQALHTRAFGFLTLGYSGPHLTFLGPLIYAVGSFSAFLTSFYMWRCYFLTFSGEYRGPESVHPHESPSVMTLPLWILAGLSVVGLVLGLPQSWVHGTALQGWTWEHFTEGVFSRPRGGAPEEFAPYLGYGIALIVGWAGWAGAYALYFKRGLAGDELLTSRVRGLRRALANKLYVDELYGWAVVRPIWALARGLWRFVDATIIDGLFVNGIPSLIAWISAMARRFQNGDVQRYAAVTALGVAALLYVFLVRG
- the nuoK gene encoding NADH-quinone oxidoreductase subunit NuoK codes for the protein MDFFHAHQAQHYLVLAALLFALGAAGVVLRRNAIIVLMSIELMLNAVNLTFLAFSRFPLVPNPPMGSFLSGHAAAFFVIATAAAEAAVGLAIIIAVFRSRTSVNVDEFDTLKL
- a CDS encoding NADH-quinone oxidoreductase subunit M: MEFIQAHLLTIVTFLPVLGAVLVALLPRGEGGQHKGIAFLFSLFTFLLSIPLWTGFRAAPGRYAFEQKSEWAPALGFSYHVGLDGVALLLFLLTALLGPIVVLSSWKYIQERVKVYCISLLLLETAMLGTLAALDLVLFYVFWEAMLIPMYLLIGMWGSERRIYAAVKFFLFTFIGSVLMLLAIFWLWSNSGRKSFDYVDLLNAGMVDASTQRWLFLAFALAFAIKVPIWPLHTWLPDAHTEAPAAGSIILAGVMLKMGTFGFIRYAMPLFPQAALAWAPAVAVLGVIGIVYGSFMCMAQTDLKRLIAYSSVAHLGFVMLGLSALTPEAVSGAVLQMVNHGISTGALFLMIGILYERTHTRDLAAYGGLAGVTPAIAATFLIVTLSSIGLPGTNGFVGEFLVLIGTFTSKVLRGAVPLAVVGATGVILGAVYMLWMYQRVFFGPPRKAAAHGLADLTVREWFTLAPLLIAIVAIGFAPQPLLTAIKEPVDAFVQRVTRAERPVRKAELGR
- a CDS encoding NADH-quinone oxidoreductase subunit J yields the protein MAEAILFYLFAIGVLLAGAQVIFRRNPIYGALSLVGCFFFLSGIYVLLAAHLIAILQILVYAGAVMVLFVFVIMLLNLKEEELGEARWTAWKAIGVAAVVAGAGVIAWRALGPAYPGGPVRDNAMVVAGFGGVKAVGRTLYLASVLPFEITSLLLLVAVVAAVVVAKGKI
- a CDS encoding NAD(P)H-dependent oxidoreductase subunit E, coding for MIALGTQTGPVESPFTAEQQQRFDAGLERAIAKYPSGRRKAALLAALHLAQDELGWLSEQAMAYVGFRMDVPPVRVREVATFYTMYRLRPVGRHHIGVCNSISCWAMGSENVLRQCSEILGIRPGQTTPDGHFSLEEVACLAACGGAPAVLVNNFTFVETVTPDSLQALIQELRERPGKAMAGSAEPKR
- the nuoF gene encoding NADH-quinone oxidoreductase subunit NuoF, with amino-acid sequence MTGPKILTADWDKPQSWSFDTYRGGGGYQALPKALKMQPQQIVDEVVKSNLRGRGGAGFPTGMKWNFVRKETSFPKYLVVNADEGEPGTFKDREILLRSPHLFVEGLIIGCYAIDCHASYVYCRGEFRESAMARLEKAVEEARAAGFIGKNILGSGFDLEVHAVFGAGAYICGEETALLESLEGRKGYPRLKPPFPANAGGGLFKQPTAVNNVETLANMPPILTMGGDEFSRIGLTPKNGGTRLYAVSGHVKKPGVYEAPMGISFKALLDEYCGGMREGSTLKAIIPGGASSAIMTAAEAEWASDFDTLKAKKTMAGSGAVVYLDQSVNMAQALANLMHFFSHESCGQCTPCREGTAWLSRLLDKIVAGRGEKQDVDNVHQIARQMEMKTICALADGAAMPAKSYIEKFRGDFDALVRG